The DNA segment CCAACCTGCATAAAGCCCTGCTCGTTAGCTGAAATCTTAAGCCTAAAGCTATAAATTATGTGGGAATTCATAACTCTAGCTATAAGTTCCATCTTAGCGGTTATAGGCGCTTCCTTAAATACTGAAAAAGACGAACAAGGTAAAAAAAAGACCGGTAAAGAAGCCTAATCCTATAGGCTGGATAGTCATTATATTATTGGTTTGTTTATCATTAATTCAAGCAATTATTCAAGTTAACAAGAACGCTGAAGACCGAATAAACTCCGAAATACAGAAAGACAGGCGCATAAGGGATTCACTGAACATCATTACATTGATTCGCAGCGCTAAAGATGATTCATTAAATTTTTCAAAGCAATTAGTGTTGGCAACTAATAGTTACAACAAACAATTGGATGCACTTACGACTTCAAATAATATCCTATTAAAAACGAATGCAGTTAATGAGAATGTTACAAGTAATTTTAAAAATAGCTTTGCTGAATTCAAAAAAGTACTACATCAGTCGAATAGTTTATTAAACCCACTTTTGCCAATGGTGGTTAGTTTTCAACTGAAGATTCCATTTTCTAATAAATGGATGAATGAATATGTAAATCGCATCACCGCATATAAAGACTCAGTGACAAAATCAATTCAGTTATTTGATTTAGGTGGTCTAAACAATATTTCAATGGATGGCAATCACTTTGAAGTGACAGATTCGTTATCTGAATTTAATATCAACGTTGACAAAGATGGTGTTGCTCAAAGATTTTTAAATCCGGGCTACTCTGAAGCCATCCCTTTTTGAGTACGCTTTAAAAGTAGACGTTTTTCTTCATTGCATGTTGTTTTGCTGATGGGTGTAGTGAAGCGAAGGCGTAGCCGAAGCGTAACGGAGCCCATCAGCAAAACAGGGATTTAATCCTTCCCTGTTTTGCCGGTAGCATACTGGCGTCAGTCCACCGAGTGCATCATGCGGCCGATGGTTGTTATAGTCAATTATAAAATCTTCTGTTATTTCTCTTACTTCGTTTAAGCTATCAAATAAATAAGCATCCAGCACTTTTTGCCGGTAAGTGCGGTTAAACCTTTCAATGTATGCATTTTGCGATGGCTTGCCGGGCTGTATATATTTAAACTCTATTTCGTTTGCCTGGCTCCAGTGCTTTGCAAGATGTGCTATAAATTCCGGGCCGTTATCCATTCGTATTTTTTTAGGCTTGCCATACCGTGCTATTAAATGTCTTAATACCCAAAGTACACGGCTGCTTTTTAGTGAATAATCTGTTTCTATAAAAAGTACTTCACGGTTAAAATCATCTATCACATTAAATGACCTGAACTTACGTCCATTGCTTAACGCATCTGTCATAAAATCTATACTCCATGTTTGTGTAAAGGCTGCCGGCACTTCCAGCTTTTCCTGTATGCGAACAGGTAACCGTTTTTTTACTTTACGCTTTATACGCAATCCCAGTTGTTTGTAAAGCCTGTATACACGTTTATGATTAACCCGGTAGCCCTGCAGTCTTATGCGATTATAAAACTTTTGATACCCTTCATCTCCCACTGTTGCTGCAAGGTGCCGGAGTAATTGAATGAGCACCTCATCATTCTTTACAGATTGATAATGCAAAGAGCTGCGGCTGATGTTTAATATACGACACGCCTTGCCTATGTCTTTAGGCCGTTCTATACGCAGATCATCTACGATAGCCCGTTTATCGCAAGGCTTTACAACTTTTTTTCAATGATGTATTTTGCTACGTCAAGCTCCATGGCCAGGTTTGCATACATGCGTTTTAACCGGGCATTTTCTTCTTCCAGGTCCTTCATACGCTTAAGCTCTGTAGCTTCCATACCACCATAGCGTTGTCGCCATTTATAAAGACTGGCTTTGCTTACTCCGTGTTCACGATTAATCTCTTCGGCACTCTTGCCATTATCAAACTCTTTGAGAATGCCTGCAATCTGTGCAGGACTGAATGTGCTTTTTTTCATCTTTTACAGTTTTAAAATTAAACAATTTGTCTACTTTTAAAACGTACTGTTTTTGGGGAGGCTTACCACTCATTTATTTTTTTAGTCAAAAACCGCCCAGATATCATTATAATACCCAATCTGATTTGTTTTTACAAGCCACTAAAAAAGTGTCACAACCGTGGCCGACTTCCCCATTTGGAAATGGCTTAATGTTTCTTGACTTTAAAAACAAATTTCTGTATCTAACTGTTTTTTACAGAATAGATAACTATCCAAATAAAGCTAAACTAAAAGGCTTAAATGACATCCCGGATAAATACCTGTTGGTAACATCTGCAATGCCAAACAAAGAGTATGAGATTCTAAATATTATATTTTTTACCGGAACAGACTTTTCAAATTACACTGTTATAAAATTGGACGCTAAAGAATGTATCTCAGAAGAAAAATTTCCTGCAGGTGGAGTATCACATACAAAAGACTACCTTCACAAAATAACATTAAAAGATCTAGAATAAGACTTCAGCTTACATTGGTCACTGTTGCACAACAATAATTTCAAAAAAATGAAGTTATAATTTCTCCTCATTAGCATTTAGGAGCCATTACAAGGCCGCTGTTTTTTCTGCTCTTCAAAGCACATTTTATAACCAGATAATTCCATTGCCGCTTCCGGGCTTAAAATAAGTTGCAGTAACAGTTTTGTAATCAGCATAAAACCTTCCCTGTATTTTGTTTGTACCTGTGCCATTGCTTTTATTGCTGTATTGGGTGCACTGAATCGTAACCATTTTTTCAGGCATTTTATTGGTGGCCTCTATACCTCTTGCATTTAAACGCTTCATACCCGTGAAGTTTATTAATGTGTCACATACAGGTTCAACCGTACTGCTGCGTTTGCGTTTCATTAACCTGGCCCTTACGGTCTGTTGTCTTGCTTTAGCTCTTTCCAGTGCTGCTTTGTAAATACTGTGCTGTACTTTTTTTGTTTTGGCTTTATCTCTAAACTTTCTTTACTGGCATTGGCCTTTAAGTATGCACCATCAACGGCCTGTGTGTGACCTGCTATCATACCGCTCTTCATGCATTTTTCAAATACCTGCTCAAAGAGTTGTTTGAATACTTCTTCTCCGTACAACAAGAGGCACACGGAGTCTGCCGAAATGGGTCAGACGAAATCCGTGTTTCAACTTTTTGTTTTGTCTAATTATCTTCACTTTCGGCAATATACTTAAGCTGTATTTTCGGCATTATTTCTTAGCGTTTAAAAAATTTCGAGCATTCGAGTTGTCAGGATTCAGTTCTAAAGATTTCTTGTAATTAATAATTGCCTCTTTTCGGTTTCCTGAAGTTTCCAGCATTTCCCCATAGCTATCATATACATTCCAACTATTAGGGAATAATAGTGTATTCAACCTAAAAATTTGCAGCGCTTCATTTTTTTTATTTTGCTCCATTAGCTGATACCCCCAGGTGTTGATTTCATCTTCGGTCAGGGTATAGTTTCTGTTTGATTGACTTAATTTCTGATAAATATTGTAAGGGTTTTGATAATTACTCTTTATAAGGTATAGTCGTAATATTTTCAGGTTCTTACTCAAACCAAAACCATTTTGAACCTTCATATCCGGGAAATAATATCCAGCAATTTCATCGATAAACCATTCTGGATTTGAACCCTGGAGGTTAGTTAATATCACAATAGCTAAACTATCTTGGGGATATACAAATAAAGCAGAACGCATTCCGCCAACTGGCGCTACTGCAAAATGTTCGTCTCTTTCTACAGTTGGCCAGCCTAATGCGTAGCCATTCGTGAGTTTATTAAATCCACCAATTTCACCACTGTTCAATTTTGTTGTTGTAAACATTTGATCAATGCTTTCTTGTTTTTTTAAAAGTTTCCCACTTTGTAAAGCAATCAGCCATTTACTCAAATCTTCGGCAGTAGAAATAATTCCGGTTGCAGTTCTGAAAAACAACGGAAATGATGCATATGAATTGTGTAATTTACCGTCGTTAATCCATTTGCCATTTTCGTTGAAAATCGTAGAATATGAGCCGGCGTTATTGGGAATTATGTCGTTGGAATCCCCAAATCGTGTAGCAGTCATCAGACAAGGCGTAAATTGATTTTCTGCTATGAATTGCGTAAAATGTTGCCCGCTTAACGAATTAATAATTTTTCCCAGAATATAATATCCTGTTTGATTGTAACTAAATTTTTCTCCAGGGTGAGATTCCATTGGCAATTTCCTAACCATTTCCCAGTTTTTACTTTCCACACCCTCCCCCAGTACTTGTTCCTTTTCATCTATATTATTTGGAAGTCCAGAAACATTGCTTAACAATTGTTTTATTGTAATTGATTTCCAATTTTCAGGAATATCAGAAATGTAATAAGAAATAGGATTATTAATATTAAGCTTTCCCTGCTCTTGCAACTGCATTATAGCCACTCCCACAAATGCTTTCGTCATAGAATTAATAGAAAAAGTCGTTTTAGCAATTGTTGGTACCTGATGCTCAATATTTGCCAAACCATAATTACTCAACTTATCTAGTTTTCCATTTTTGACAATGGCTAACTGAAGTCCGGGTATTTGGAGTTGGGTCATCTTTTTTTTGATAAA comes from the Panacibacter microcysteis genome and includes:
- a CDS encoding transposase → MKKSTFSPAQIAGILKEFDNGKSAEEINREHGVSKASLYKWRQRYGGMEATELKRMKDLEEENARLKRMYANLAMELDVAKYIIEKKL
- a CDS encoding IS3 family transposase; the protein is MVDDLRIERPKDIGKACRILNISRSSLHYQSVKNDEVLIQLLRHLAATVGDEGYQKFYNRIRLQGYRVNHKRVYRLYKQLGLRIKRKVKKRLPVRIQEKLEVPAAFTQTWSIDFMTDALSNGRKFRSFNVIDDFNREVLFIETDYSLKSSRVLWVLRHLIARYGKPKKIRMDNGPEFIAHLAKHWSQANEIEFKYIQPGKPSQNAYIERFNRTYRQKVLDAYLFDSLNEVREITEDFIIDYNNHRPHDALGGLTPVCYRQNREGLNPCFADGLRYASATPSLHYTHQQNNMQ
- a CDS encoding serine hydrolase produces the protein MKKGIKTTDLILVLTLTLFSLQLKAQNTSDSIDVFIKKKMTQLQIPGLQLAIVKNGKLDKLSNYGLANIEHQVPTIAKTTFSINSMTKAFVGVAIMQLQEQGKLNINNPISYYISDIPENWKSITIKQLLSNVSGLPNNIDEKEQVLGEGVESKNWEMVRKLPMESHPGEKFSYNQTGYYILGKIINSLSGQHFTQFIAENQFTPCLMTATRFGDSNDIIPNNAGSYSTIFNENGKWINDGKLHNSYASFPLFFRTATGIISTAEDLSKWLIALQSGKLLKKQESIDQMFTTTKLNSGEIGGFNKLTNGYALGWPTVERDEHFAVAPVGGMRSALFVYPQDSLAIVILTNLQGSNPEWFIDEIAGYYFPDMKVQNGFGLSKNLKILRLYLIKSNYQNPYNIYQKLSQSNRNYTLTEDEINTWGYQLMEQNKKNEALQIFRLNTLLFPNSWNVYDSYGEMLETSGNRKEAIINYKKSLELNPDNSNARNFLNAKK